The proteins below come from a single Aegilops tauschii subsp. strangulata cultivar AL8/78 chromosome 6, Aet v6.0, whole genome shotgun sequence genomic window:
- the LOC109740735 gene encoding B3 domain-containing protein Os02g0683500-like, with protein sequence MEFTATSSRFSKGEEEVEEEQEEASMPREIPFMTAAAASSAAAPSASASASTPASASASASPSGSSPHFRSGDDAGASGSGGGGGSVAEAVEKEHMFDKVVTPSDVGKLNRLVIPKQYAEKYFPLDSAANEKGLLLNFEDSAGKPWRFRYSYWNSSQSYVMTKGWSRFVKEKRLDAGDTVSFSRGAGEAARHRLFIDWKRRADTRDPLRLPRLPLQMPLTSHYSPWGLGAGGRGFFMPPSPPATLYEHRLRQGFDFRGMNPSYPTMGRQVILFGSAARMPPHTPAPLLVPRPPPPLHFTVQQQGSGAGVSVTAGSPVVLDSVPVIESPTTATKKRVRLFGVNLDNPQHPGDGGGESSNYGSALPLQMPASAWRPRDHTLRLLEFPSHGAGAEASSPSSSSSSKREAHSGLDLDL encoded by the coding sequence ATGGAGTTTACTGCGACAAGCAGTAGGTTTTCTAAaggagaggaggaggtggaggaggagcaggaagaGGCGTCGATGCCGCGCGAGATCCCTTTCATGACGGCCGCAGCCGCCAGCAGCGccgccgcgccttctgcttctGCGTCGGCCTCGACACCAGCGTCAGCGTCCGCGTCTGCGTCGCCGTCTGGAAGTAGCCCTCACTTTCGTTCCGGGGATGACGCCGGAGCGTCGGggagcgggggcggcggcggcagcgtggCGGAGGCGGTGGAGAAGGAGCACATGTTCGACAAGGTGGTGACGCCGAGCGACGTGGGGAAGCTGAACCGGCTGGTCATCCCCAAGCAGTACGCCGAGAAGTACTTCCCGCTGGACTCGGCGGCCAACGAGAAGGGCCTCCTGCTCAACTTCGAGGACAGCGCCGGGAAGCCATGGCGCTTCCGCTATTCCTACTGGAACAGCAGCCAGAGCTACGTCATGACCAAAGGGTGGAGCCGCTTCGTCAAGGAGAAGCGCCTCGACGCTGGGGACACCGTCTCCTTCTCCCGCGGCGCCGGCGAGGCCGCCCGCCACCGCCTCTTCATCGACTGGAAGCGCCGAGCCGACACCAGAGACCCGCTCCGCTTGCCCCGCCTCCCGCTTCAGATGCCGCTAACGTCGCACTACAGCCCGTGGGGCCTCGGCGCCGGCGGCAGAGGGTTCTTCATGCCGCCCTCGCCGCCAGCCACACTCTACGAGCACCGTCTCCGTCAGGGCTTCGACTTCCGCGGCATGAACCCCAGTTACCCCACAATGGGGAGGCAGGTCATCCTCTTCGGCTCGGCCGCCAGGATGCCTCCGCACACGCCAGCACCACTCCTCGtgccgcgcccgccgccgccgctgcactTCACGGTGCAACAACAAGGCAGCGGCGCCGGCGTAAGTGTAACCGCCGGGTCCCCAGTGGTGCTCGACTCGGTGCCGGTAATCGAAAGCCCGACGACGGCAACCAAGAAGCGCGTGCGCTTGTTCGGCGTGAACCTTGACAACCCGCAGCATCCCGGCGATGGCGGGGGCGAATCGAGCAATTATGGCAGTGCACTGCCATTGCAGATGCCCGCATCAGCATGGCGGCCAAGGGACCATACGTTGAGGCTGCTAGAGTTCCCCTCGCACGGTGCCGGTGCCGAGGCCTCGTctccatcgtcgtcgtcgtcttccAAGAGGGAGGCGCATTCGGGCTTGGATCTCGATCTGTGA